From Gemmatimonadota bacterium, one genomic window encodes:
- a CDS encoding Uma2 family endonuclease, whose product MAIPNPTIKFTYEDYLNTPDDTRYELLDGELVMPPAPGEFHQSVSIQLGAKLFLFTSEHSLGRVYHAPFDVVLSDMDVVQPDLIFVSNERADIITPANIQGAPDLVVEILSPSTATRDKTFKRSLYARHGITEYWMVDLTEKTITVLRLGEHGFEVVDTYGEGETLTSPTLQGFTLNLDDIF is encoded by the coding sequence ATGGCTATTCCAAATCCCACCATCAAGTTTACCTACGAAGATTACCTGAACACGCCGGACGACACGCGTTACGAACTTTTGGACGGAGAGTTAGTTATGCCCCCTGCCCCAGGAGAATTTCATCAAAGTGTCTCTATCCAACTGGGGGCAAAACTGTTTCTATTCACATCTGAGCATAGCCTGGGGCGGGTCTATCACGCGCCCTTCGACGTGGTGCTGTCGGACATGGATGTGGTGCAACCCGATCTGATCTTCGTCTCCAATGAGCGCGCCGATATCATCACCCCTGCAAATATTCAGGGCGCGCCGGACCTCGTCGTCGAAATTCTGTCTCCTTCCACAGCAACACGCGACAAGACCTTCAAGCGCAGTTTGTATGCTAGACACGGCATAACCGAGTACTGGATGGTAGATCTCACCGAAAAAACCATAACAGTCCTGCGTCTCGGTGAGCATGGATTCGAGGTCGTCGATACCTATGGTGAAGGGGAAACATTGACTTCGCCCACATTGCAAGGATTCACTTTGAATCTCGACGACATATTTTGA